A window from Deltaproteobacteria bacterium encodes these proteins:
- the mfd gene encoding transcription-repair coupling factor: MRKITEKKIPFPDPSLRALIDEVRRGARHIAAGGLHGAARPLIAALLSEAVSRPLVVVCPSPDEAARFHGDLSSFLPGGGVHLYSSREALCPEDVIVHDRELSARRVACLTALMTGSAPVCVMSLEALAQGVPPVRIPGDYLETLSMGDFLDRDEFLVKLAAGGYRRVPLVEEQGEFSVRGYIIDIFPPTAAVPLRMEFVGDELESIREFDLASQRSRREITEFLLSPAMECVVTAEDRARAVANLRARAHELDLQRAHRDGLIDMLEKEPDILVNPHIIPLLYGSPHGGVTGSVFDYFPRGTVIMAIESLGMKGGLETLEDRTARLLYKAEKEEKFHLDGSRLYLSSPELAARLEEFQQVSVDELFPEGDGVIRFHVEKNVGLRRDTTLLERDSSLLAPLAERLRRWLRERNRIIFLAAEGEMQRVEYLLRGHNFPVIRSEDSFLTELERPENGGFLILKTGALSEGFTYPALKLAVVTEEEIFGKKVRKRRRPRAREGYFLKSFGELKEGDHVVHVDHGIGTYRGLKRLTAGNIENDFLLIEYLGSDKLYLPVDRIDQIQRYIGPDGHAPLLDRLGGTSWEAVKKRVKKSVREMAEELVSVYAAREVMDGHRFSPPDRYYEEFCSFFEFEETPDQARAIEEVDLDLGEPKPMDRLICGDAGFGKTEVALRASFRVAMDGKQVAILVPTTILAEQHYQTFRKRFEKYPVRIEVLNRYRTKNRQKEIVEDIARGRVDIIIGTHRLLQKDVVFKDLGMLIIDEEQRFGVTHKERLKKLRALVEVMTLTATPIPRTLQLSLVGLRDLSVINTPPQERQSVKVQVCEFDEDTIRGALHRELERGGQVFFVHDRVRSIYSMARLVERLAPDAKVAVAHGQMKPRELEDVMVRFIRREFNILVCTTIIGSGVDMPSVNTIVINRADRFGLSSLYQLRGRVGRSSEEGYACLLIPPGITLSRDARKRLRVVQEFSEPGSGFKVATYDLEIRGAGNLLGSSQSGHISAVGFELYTELMEKAVRDLRGEAAPEEEFSPEIRLGIPAFIPDDYIDDMQTRLITYKKISAAGSDDDLEDLRRELRDRYGFVHGNLKNLMDIIGVRNLLREMRVEKMEYDGKRMLLVFHKTGSIDPARIMELSRKRYRDLRLTPKGELFVPLPGLKEEDVIAGARDLIADLRS; the protein is encoded by the coding sequence GTGAGAAAGATAACCGAGAAAAAGATACCGTTTCCGGACCCGTCGCTGCGGGCCCTGATCGATGAGGTGCGCCGGGGGGCCCGGCACATCGCGGCCGGCGGCCTTCACGGCGCGGCCCGCCCGCTGATCGCGGCCCTGCTGTCCGAGGCCGTTTCGCGGCCCCTGGTGGTGGTCTGTCCGAGCCCGGATGAGGCGGCCCGGTTCCACGGCGACCTGTCATCTTTTCTTCCCGGCGGCGGTGTGCACCTGTATTCGAGCCGCGAGGCGCTCTGTCCGGAGGACGTGATCGTTCACGACCGTGAGCTCTCCGCCCGGCGGGTCGCCTGCCTGACGGCGCTGATGACCGGGTCCGCGCCGGTCTGCGTCATGTCCCTCGAAGCCCTGGCCCAGGGGGTGCCGCCTGTCCGTATCCCCGGCGATTATCTTGAAACCCTGTCCATGGGCGATTTCCTGGACCGGGACGAATTTCTGGTGAAGCTCGCCGCCGGCGGCTACCGGCGGGTCCCCCTGGTGGAAGAGCAGGGGGAGTTCAGCGTTCGCGGGTACATCATCGACATCTTTCCGCCCACGGCCGCCGTTCCCCTGCGGATGGAGTTCGTGGGGGACGAACTGGAATCCATCAGGGAGTTCGACCTTGCCTCGCAGCGGTCGCGCCGGGAGATAACGGAGTTTCTCCTGTCGCCGGCGATGGAATGCGTCGTCACCGCGGAAGACCGGGCCCGCGCCGTCGCGAACCTGCGTGCCCGCGCCCACGAGCTGGACCTCCAGCGTGCGCACCGCGACGGCCTCATCGACATGCTCGAGAAAGAGCCCGACATCCTGGTGAACCCCCATATTATTCCGCTCCTGTACGGCTCCCCTCACGGCGGCGTGACGGGCAGCGTCTTCGACTATTTCCCCCGCGGCACCGTCATCATGGCCATCGAGTCCCTCGGCATGAAAGGGGGCCTTGAAACCCTCGAGGACCGGACGGCCCGGCTCCTCTACAAGGCCGAGAAAGAGGAGAAGTTCCATCTCGACGGGAGCCGCCTCTACCTCAGTTCCCCGGAGCTGGCGGCCCGGCTGGAGGAATTTCAGCAGGTGTCGGTGGATGAGCTGTTCCCGGAAGGCGACGGGGTCATTCGATTCCATGTGGAGAAGAACGTGGGCCTTCGCCGGGACACCACGCTCCTGGAGCGGGACAGCAGCCTGCTGGCGCCCCTGGCGGAACGCTTGCGCCGGTGGCTCCGTGAGCGGAACCGCATTATCTTCCTGGCCGCCGAGGGCGAGATGCAGCGCGTCGAGTACCTCCTGCGGGGTCACAACTTCCCCGTGATACGGTCCGAGGACTCCTTTCTCACGGAACTGGAACGCCCGGAGAACGGCGGGTTCCTTATCCTCAAGACGGGTGCGCTGTCGGAAGGGTTCACCTACCCGGCTTTGAAGCTGGCCGTCGTCACCGAGGAAGAGATATTCGGCAAGAAGGTTCGCAAGCGCCGGCGCCCCCGTGCCCGCGAGGGGTACTTTCTCAAATCCTTCGGGGAGCTGAAGGAAGGGGACCACGTGGTCCACGTGGACCACGGCATCGGGACCTACCGCGGGCTGAAACGGCTCACGGCGGGCAATATCGAGAACGATTTTCTCCTCATCGAGTATCTCGGCAGTGACAAGCTCTACCTTCCCGTCGACCGCATCGACCAGATCCAGCGCTACATCGGCCCCGACGGCCATGCCCCGCTCCTTGACCGGCTGGGCGGGACCTCCTGGGAAGCGGTCAAGAAAAGGGTGAAGAAGTCGGTCCGGGAAATGGCGGAAGAGCTCGTTTCCGTCTATGCCGCCCGGGAGGTGATGGACGGGCACCGGTTTTCGCCGCCCGACCGGTACTATGAGGAGTTCTGCTCCTTCTTCGAGTTCGAGGAAACCCCCGACCAGGCGCGCGCCATCGAGGAGGTCGACCTCGACCTGGGCGAACCGAAACCGATGGACCGGCTCATCTGCGGCGATGCCGGGTTCGGCAAGACGGAGGTCGCGCTGCGCGCCTCCTTCCGGGTGGCCATGGACGGCAAGCAGGTGGCGATCCTGGTCCCCACGACGATACTGGCGGAGCAGCACTACCAGACGTTCAGAAAACGGTTCGAGAAGTACCCCGTCCGGATCGAGGTCCTCAACCGGTACCGGACGAAGAACCGGCAGAAGGAGATCGTGGAGGACATCGCCCGGGGGCGGGTGGACATCATCATCGGCACCCACCGCCTCCTCCAGAAGGACGTGGTTTTCAAGGACCTTGGCATGCTCATCATCGACGAGGAGCAGCGCTTCGGCGTGACCCACAAGGAGCGACTGAAGAAGCTCCGCGCCCTGGTCGAGGTGATGACCCTCACGGCCACGCCCATCCCCCGGACCCTCCAGCTTTCCCTGGTGGGGCTGCGCGACCTGTCCGTTATCAACACGCCGCCCCAGGAACGGCAGTCCGTGAAGGTCCAGGTCTGCGAGTTCGACGAAGATACCATTCGCGGGGCGCTCCACCGTGAGCTGGAACGCGGAGGCCAGGTGTTTTTCGTGCACGACCGGGTCCGGTCCATTTACAGCATGGCGCGCCTCGTGGAGCGGCTGGCGCCCGACGCGAAGGTTGCCGTGGCCCACGGCCAGATGAAACCCCGCGAGCTGGAAGATGTCATGGTACGCTTCATCAGGAGGGAATTTAACATCCTGGTATGCACCACCATCATCGGTTCCGGCGTGGACATGCCCTCGGTCAACACGATCGTCATCAACCGGGCGGACCGGTTCGGGCTCTCGTCCCTCTATCAGCTCAGGGGCAGGGTGGGGCGGTCCAGCGAAGAGGGGTACGCCTGTCTCCTGATACCGCCGGGCATCACCCTCTCCCGGGACGCGCGGAAGCGGCTGCGCGTCGTACAGGAATTCTCGGAGCCGGGCTCGGGGTTCAAGGTCGCCACCTACGACCTGGAGATCCGGGGGGCCGGGAACCTTCTGGGCTCGTCCCAGTCGGGCCACATATCGGCCGTCGGCTTTGAGCTGTACACGGAACTGATGGAGAAGGCGGTCCGCGACCTGCGTGGCGAGGCGGCGCCGGAAGAGGAGTTCAGCCCCGAGATACGCCTCGGGATACCCGCCTTCATTCCCGACGATTACATCGACGACATGCAGACCCGGCTCATCACCTACAAGAAGATATCGGCGGCCGGGTCCGACGACGACCTGGAAGACCTGCGCAGGGAGCTGCGTGACCGGTACGGTTTTGTCCACGGCAACCTGAAGAACCTGATGGACATCATCGGCGTCCGGAACCTGCTCAGGGAGATGCGGGTAGAAAAGATGGAATACGACGGCAAGCGGATGCTCCTGGTGTTCCACAAGACCGGGTCCATCGACCCGGCACGGATAATGGAGCTGTCACGGAAACGGTACCGGGACCTCAGGCTGACGCCGAAGGGTGAGCTTTTTGTTCCCCTGCCGGGGCTGAAGGAGGAAGACGTGATCGCCGGGGCCCGTGACCTGATAGCCGACCTTAGATCATGA
- a CDS encoding molybdopterin molybdotransferase MoeA codes for MITVREALQHILNTVPLLGLEKTAITDARDRVLGEDVRAPRDIPPRTNSAMDGYALRAEDITGASAANPKALTVTEDIPAGHPSDKAVGPGEAARIMTGAALPEGADTMVKVEDTESDGSVVRIFAEAPLGEHVRYRGEDVKAGEIVVPRGTLIRPAEIGMMASVGRSSVYVYRKPVVAILATGDEIVDLDEDPEQGKIISSNTYSLYSQVVECGGIPRNAGIAKDTRDDLLAHFRAALGADIILSSGGVSVGDYDFVKDVMKEVGTGIEFWQVAQRPGKPLAFGKMGNTLVFGLPGNPVSSMITFEQYVRPAILKMTGHRNIFRRTVTAVLTEDVEKKKGLRYFFRARVTYADGEYRAATTGEQGSGILKSMVLANGIMVIPEEVTALKAGDRVIVQLLDNSLFCDAEPSYL; via the coding sequence ATGATAACCGTTCGGGAAGCGTTACAGCATATACTCAACACAGTACCCCTCCTGGGGCTGGAAAAGACCGCCATCACCGACGCGCGGGACCGGGTCCTCGGAGAAGACGTCCGCGCCCCCCGCGATATCCCTCCCCGCACCAATTCTGCCATGGACGGCTATGCCCTCCGCGCTGAGGATATCACCGGCGCGTCCGCGGCAAACCCGAAGGCCCTGACCGTCACCGAGGACATCCCCGCCGGCCACCCGTCGGACAAGGCCGTGGGGCCCGGCGAAGCCGCCCGTATCATGACCGGAGCGGCCCTGCCGGAAGGCGCCGATACGATGGTCAAGGTGGAGGATACCGAAAGCGACGGCTCCGTCGTCCGGATCTTCGCCGAGGCGCCACTGGGAGAACACGTCCGGTACCGGGGTGAGGATGTGAAGGCGGGAGAGATCGTCGTCCCACGGGGGACACTCATCCGGCCCGCCGAGATCGGCATGATGGCCTCCGTTGGCCGCTCATCCGTCTATGTGTACCGGAAACCGGTCGTGGCCATACTCGCCACGGGGGACGAGATCGTCGATCTCGATGAAGACCCGGAACAGGGCAAGATCATCAGCAGCAACACCTATTCCCTCTACTCCCAGGTCGTCGAGTGCGGCGGCATTCCCCGGAACGCGGGAATCGCGAAGGATACGAGGGACGACCTGCTGGCCCATTTCAGAGCTGCCCTCGGGGCCGACATCATCCTTTCCTCGGGCGGCGTTTCCGTGGGTGACTACGACTTCGTCAAGGACGTCATGAAGGAAGTAGGGACCGGCATCGAGTTCTGGCAGGTGGCGCAGCGCCCGGGCAAACCGCTGGCCTTCGGAAAAATGGGCAATACCCTCGTCTTCGGCCTGCCGGGCAATCCCGTTTCATCCATGATCACCTTCGAACAGTACGTGAGGCCGGCCATCCTGAAGATGACGGGGCACCGGAACATCTTCCGCCGGACCGTGACGGCCGTCCTGACGGAGGACGTGGAAAAAAAGAAGGGCCTGCGCTACTTCTTCCGGGCGCGGGTAACTTACGCCGACGGAGAGTACCGGGCGGCGACGACGGGGGAACAGGGCTCGGGCATCCTGAAATCGATGGTCCTGGCCAACGGTATCATGGTCATCCCCGAAGAGGTGACGGCCCTCAAGGCGGGCGACAGGGTCATCGTCCAGCTGCTTGACAACAGCCTCTTCTGCGACGCGGAACCGTCGTACCTGTGA
- a CDS encoding SurA N-terminal domain-containing protein — translation MKFLRPFILVLFFCSVAVAAAQTDFQDRIVAVVNSDVITLSELNAQTEELVRHIDTIPPGMTREAVEAQTRKNALDRLINDYLVEQEARKLGMAVTDAQVDRSINDLLVERRISMEQFKQALARDRDTLEAYRDSVRQYLLRAQLINLLIRPKVTITEEEIGDYYRAHLDLYEGKEAVRLSQILLLFPRDAGEPEKKAVIENARAILERLKRGESFELMVSLYSQGPAAREGGDLGFVERNMMFPAVDEAAFRLARGEVSDVIVSPIGCHIIVVTDRRGAGVKPIDAVRDEIIARIRGTKVERKFQEWLAEVREKAHVDIRL, via the coding sequence ATGAAATTTCTCAGGCCGTTTATTCTCGTATTGTTCTTTTGTTCAGTCGCCGTCGCGGCGGCACAGACCGATTTCCAGGACCGGATCGTGGCGGTGGTGAACAGCGACGTCATCACCCTCTCGGAGCTGAACGCGCAGACCGAGGAACTGGTCAGGCACATCGATACCATCCCCCCGGGGATGACCAGGGAGGCCGTGGAGGCCCAGACCCGGAAAAACGCCCTCGACCGGCTCATCAACGATTACCTGGTCGAGCAGGAGGCCCGGAAACTGGGCATGGCCGTGACGGATGCCCAGGTGGACCGTTCCATCAACGATCTTCTGGTGGAAAGGCGTATTTCCATGGAGCAGTTCAAACAGGCCCTTGCCCGGGACAGGGACACCCTGGAAGCCTACCGGGACAGTGTCAGGCAGTACCTTCTGAGGGCCCAGCTCATCAATCTGCTGATCCGGCCCAAGGTCACCATCACCGAGGAGGAGATCGGCGACTATTACCGCGCTCACCTGGACCTGTACGAGGGGAAGGAAGCCGTGCGGCTCAGTCAGATACTGCTCCTCTTTCCCCGGGATGCCGGTGAACCGGAAAAAAAGGCCGTCATCGAGAACGCCCGCGCCATCCTGGAACGCCTGAAACGGGGTGAGTCCTTTGAGCTCATGGTGAGCCTCTACTCCCAGGGGCCCGCCGCCCGTGAGGGAGGAGACCTGGGGTTCGTGGAGCGGAACATGATGTTTCCCGCCGTCGATGAGGCCGCCTTCCGGCTCGCCCGGGGGGAGGTCAGCGATGTCATCGTCTCGCCCATCGGCTGCCATATCATCGTGGTCACCGACCGGCGGGGTGCCGGGGTGAAACCCATCGACGCCGTGAGGGACGAGATCATCGCCCGGATACGCGGCACGAAGGTGGAAAGAAAATTCCAGGAATGGCTGGCGGAGGTCCGCGAAAAGGCACATGTGGACATACGGTTGTGA
- the uvrA gene encoding excinuclease ABC subunit UvrA has protein sequence MDYIRVRGASQHNLKHINVDIPRDRFVVITGVSGSGKSSLAFNTIYAEGQRRYVESLSTYARQFIGQMDKPEVESIEGLSPAIAIEQRTASQNPRSTVGTVTEIYDYLRLLFARVGLPHCYRCGKEIRSQTVDSMLDHILSLPEKSKVNILSPMARGKKGEYQKELKKLRKDGFARVRIDGEMRDLAEDIVLDKNKRHDIDVVIDRLVIKDGIRKRLRDSLETALGLSEGMIRVAVADGEETTFSEAYACPECGISMPELAPRMFSFNSPYGACPECGGLGTKVYFDENLIVPDRDLSIREGAIAPWDRRHSLYFYQMLEALSNHYGFDINTPFNQLPERIRDVLLYGSNGEEIEFYFDRRGRRFFYKKAFEGIVPNIDRRYREAESNEARMELMRYMNVTDCPACGGARLRRESLSVTVGGKNIHEVSQLSIARCMEFFTSLTLPPREREIAGRVMKEITERLQFLLDVGMSYLSIARSSGTLSGGEWQRIRLATQIGSGLVGVLYVLDEPTIGLHPRDTQRLITTLKRLRDMGNTILVVEHDAEVIRSCDDIIDMGPGAGMHGGEVTFHGTPADICTSEVSLTGKYLSGRLAIPVPSVRRSVNNRYIVIEGASQNNLKDIDIRIPVGLLTCVTGVSGSGKSTMVIETLYKVLRRRLNRHKGKSGAISRVSDFGGIERVIAMDQQPIGRTPRSNPVTYTGAFTHIRDLFARLPESRMRGYKPGRFSFNVKGGRCESCQGDGLKRIEMHFLPDVYITCDVCRGKRFNPDTLEIRYRGKNIADVLDMTVNQALAFFEAIPLIRSKLQLLSDVGLGYIRLGQSATTLSGGEAQRIKLARELGKRQTRDTLYILDEPTIGLHFDDIEKLLGVLMRLVDMGNTVVVIEHNLDVIKSADYVIDLGPEGGEGGGYIVAAGPPERIAAVENSLTGRFLQKVLRP, from the coding sequence ATGGACTATATCAGGGTTCGGGGCGCCTCCCAGCATAACCTGAAGCATATCAACGTCGACATTCCCCGGGACCGGTTCGTCGTCATCACCGGCGTGAGCGGTTCGGGGAAATCATCGCTCGCCTTCAACACCATCTATGCCGAGGGGCAGCGGCGATACGTGGAATCCCTTTCCACGTACGCCCGCCAGTTCATCGGCCAGATGGACAAACCCGAGGTGGAGTCCATCGAGGGATTGTCGCCGGCCATCGCCATCGAACAGCGGACGGCCAGCCAGAATCCACGTTCCACAGTAGGGACCGTGACGGAGATCTATGATTATCTGCGGCTTCTCTTCGCCCGGGTCGGCCTCCCCCACTGCTACCGGTGCGGAAAGGAGATCCGGTCCCAGACCGTGGATTCCATGCTTGACCATATCCTGTCGCTCCCGGAGAAAAGCAAGGTCAACATCCTGTCCCCCATGGCGCGGGGGAAAAAGGGGGAGTACCAGAAAGAACTGAAGAAACTTCGAAAGGACGGCTTTGCCCGCGTCAGGATCGACGGGGAGATGCGCGACCTCGCCGAGGACATCGTTCTCGATAAGAACAAGCGGCACGACATCGATGTGGTCATCGACCGGCTCGTCATCAAGGACGGCATCAGGAAGCGGCTTCGCGATTCCCTGGAAACCGCCCTCGGGCTTTCGGAAGGGATGATCCGGGTGGCGGTGGCCGACGGCGAGGAGACAACCTTCAGCGAGGCCTATGCCTGCCCGGAGTGCGGCATCAGCATGCCGGAGCTGGCCCCCCGGATGTTTTCCTTCAACAGCCCCTACGGTGCCTGCCCGGAATGCGGGGGCCTGGGGACGAAGGTGTATTTCGATGAGAACCTCATCGTGCCCGACCGCGACCTTTCCATTCGGGAGGGTGCCATAGCGCCCTGGGACCGCCGGCACTCGCTCTATTTCTACCAGATGCTCGAGGCGCTTTCGAACCACTACGGCTTCGACATCAATACCCCCTTCAATCAGCTGCCGGAGCGGATCCGCGACGTCCTTCTCTACGGTTCCAACGGCGAGGAGATAGAATTCTATTTTGACCGCCGGGGTCGTCGGTTCTTCTACAAGAAGGCCTTTGAGGGCATCGTTCCCAATATCGACCGCCGCTACCGCGAGGCTGAGTCCAACGAGGCGCGGATGGAACTGATGCGCTACATGAACGTGACCGATTGCCCCGCCTGCGGGGGGGCGCGGTTGCGCAGGGAAAGCCTGTCGGTGACGGTGGGCGGGAAGAACATCCATGAAGTGTCCCAGCTTTCCATCGCCCGGTGCATGGAGTTCTTCACGAGCCTCACCCTGCCGCCGCGTGAGCGGGAGATCGCCGGGCGCGTCATGAAGGAGATCACGGAACGGCTTCAGTTCCTCCTGGATGTGGGCATGAGCTATCTTTCCATCGCCCGGTCGTCGGGCACCCTCTCCGGCGGGGAATGGCAGCGTATCAGGCTGGCGACCCAGATCGGCTCGGGCCTTGTGGGGGTCCTCTACGTCCTGGACGAACCGACCATCGGCCTCCACCCCCGTGACACCCAGCGGCTGATCACGACCCTGAAGCGGCTCCGGGACATGGGGAACACCATCCTCGTCGTCGAGCACGACGCGGAGGTCATCCGGTCCTGTGACGACATCATCGACATGGGCCCCGGCGCCGGGATGCACGGCGGAGAGGTGACCTTCCACGGGACCCCGGCGGACATCTGCACCTCCGAGGTGTCGCTGACGGGGAAGTATCTCTCGGGACGGCTTGCCATTCCCGTTCCCTCGGTCCGCCGCTCCGTGAACAACCGGTATATCGTCATCGAGGGGGCATCGCAGAACAATCTCAAAGACATCGACATCCGAATTCCCGTGGGCCTGCTGACCTGTGTGACGGGCGTGTCCGGTTCCGGCAAGAGCACCATGGTCATCGAGACGCTCTACAAGGTCCTTCGGCGGCGGTTGAACCGCCACAAGGGGAAATCGGGCGCCATTTCACGGGTGAGCGATTTCGGCGGCATCGAGCGGGTGATCGCCATGGACCAGCAGCCCATCGGGCGGACGCCCCGGTCCAACCCGGTCACCTACACGGGGGCCTTCACCCATATCCGGGACCTCTTCGCCCGCCTGCCCGAATCGAGGATGCGGGGCTATAAACCGGGACGGTTCAGCTTCAACGTGAAGGGGGGGCGCTGCGAGTCCTGTCAGGGCGACGGGCTGAAGCGCATCGAGATGCATTTCCTCCCCGATGTGTACATCACCTGCGATGTGTGCCGCGGGAAGCGTTTTAATCCCGATACGCTGGAGATCCGCTACCGGGGGAAGAACATCGCCGACGTCCTCGATATGACCGTCAACCAGGCCCTCGCGTTCTTCGAGGCCATCCCGCTTATCAGGTCAAAGCTGCAGTTGCTCTCCGATGTGGGACTGGGATATATCAGGCTCGGACAGTCGGCCACCACCCTGTCCGGCGGGGAGGCACAGAGAATAAAGCTCGCCCGCGAACTGGGAAAGCGGCAGACCCGTGACACGCTCTACATCCTCGACGAGCCCACCATCGGCCTGCACTTCGATGATATCGAAAAGCTGCTCGGCGTGCTCATGCGGCTCGTCGACATGGGGAACACGGTGGTGGTCATTGAGCACAACCTCGACGTCATCAAGAGCGCCGATTATGTCATCGACCTGGGGCCCGAAGGGGGAGAAGGCGGGGGGTACATCGTGGCGGCGGGGCCGCCCGAGCGGATCGCCGCGGTTGAAAATTCCCTGACGGGCCGGTTTCTGCAGAAGGTGCTGCGGCCCTGA
- the nadA gene encoding quinolinate synthase NadA, translated as MSDREKQERIRELLKERRGILLVHYYQRGEIQDIADILGDSLALSIEAAKTDAEVILFAGVRFMAESAAILSPDKTVLLPLLDAGCPLADTITADELREAKKKYPDAAVVAYVNSSAETKALSDICCTSANAVRIVSSLKDAKRILFVPDGNLARYTARFTDKEIIPWKGSCYVHDTLTPEEVKAAKERHPGAVVAAHPECRPAVLDLADFIGSTGGIIRFARETDAREVIVGTELGIMHQLRKENPEKTFIPLSDTMICQDMKKITLDDVLDSLLTMRHVIRVPEEIRVPAGEALERMLKVS; from the coding sequence ATGAGCGACAGGGAAAAACAGGAACGGATCAGGGAGCTTCTGAAGGAGCGCCGGGGTATCCTCCTCGTCCATTACTACCAGCGGGGGGAGATCCAGGATATCGCCGATATCCTGGGGGATTCCCTGGCCCTGAGCATCGAGGCCGCGAAAACCGACGCCGAAGTGATCCTTTTCGCCGGTGTCCGGTTCATGGCCGAAAGCGCCGCGATCCTGTCACCGGATAAAACGGTGCTCCTCCCGTTGCTCGACGCGGGCTGTCCCCTCGCCGACACCATCACGGCCGACGAATTACGGGAGGCGAAGAAGAAATACCCCGATGCCGCCGTGGTGGCCTATGTGAATTCCTCGGCGGAAACAAAGGCCCTCAGCGATATCTGCTGCACCTCGGCGAACGCCGTGCGCATCGTGTCATCGCTGAAAGATGCAAAGCGGATCCTCTTTGTCCCCGACGGGAACCTGGCGCGTTACACGGCCCGGTTCACCGACAAGGAGATCATTCCCTGGAAGGGTTCCTGTTACGTGCACGATACCCTGACCCCGGAGGAAGTGAAGGCGGCGAAAGAGCGGCATCCCGGCGCGGTGGTGGCTGCCCATCCGGAATGCCGGCCCGCGGTGCTCGACCTGGCCGATTTCATCGGAAGCACGGGCGGTATCATCCGGTTCGCCCGTGAGACGGACGCCCGGGAGGTCATCGTCGGCACGGAACTGGGGATCATGCACCAGTTGCGAAAGGAAAACCCTGAAAAAACATTTATCCCTCTCTCCGACACAATGATCTGCCAGGACATGAAAAAGATAACCCTCGATGATGTTCTCGATTCCCTCCTCACCATGCGCCATGTCATACGTGTGCCGGAAGAGATCCGGGTGCCGGCGGGCGAAGCGCTTGAACGGATGCTGAAGGTTTCATGA
- a CDS encoding CoA-binding protein translates to MKQEAHLELFLNPRSIAVFGSMTEEWFFGPGVIIKDLLAWDYTGTIYPIHPEAEKVYRLDVRHDIADIGEPIDLAVIITSCRRVPELLEKCGRQGVRAAIVVADGFGETGPEGMRRQEELLRIARSHGMRLIGPNTLGTLNTADRFTSIPYEKGYEYARTGPLSIITQTGMYGPQAIALNEYGFGVNKIIDLGNMCDIDEVDCLEYLETDPGTEVISLYLEHTRRPRELLETARRVSLRKPIICLKGGKTSAAAEAMASHTGSMAADDRLYGALFSQSGIIRVEEYRDLLDHAAPFVFQPLPGGNRLGIITFSGAIGIQCVDAAESVGLSVGSLSGESREKLRATHRLLTGHPIDLGPASAVAGPEVFSFYEKSFEVMMEDQGIDCVYLNAYVNEILRPDFYRNLLTRMRDNSGKPVTMWAYGTSERLIHELGVLAGEHGIPFFSTTQKAIQALGNLNRYARWRRARMGEESSPAQ, encoded by the coding sequence GTGAAGCAGGAAGCACATCTGGAACTCTTTCTGAATCCCCGCAGTATCGCCGTTTTCGGAAGCATGACCGAGGAGTGGTTCTTCGGCCCCGGCGTCATTATCAAGGACCTTCTCGCCTGGGATTACACGGGAACGATCTACCCCATTCACCCCGAGGCGGAAAAGGTGTACCGGCTCGATGTCCGCCATGACATCGCCGACATCGGTGAACCCATCGACCTGGCCGTTATCATCACGTCCTGCCGGCGGGTGCCGGAGCTCCTGGAAAAGTGCGGCAGGCAGGGTGTCAGGGCCGCCATTGTCGTGGCCGACGGTTTCGGTGAAACGGGGCCGGAAGGGATGCGGCGGCAGGAGGAACTGCTGCGTATCGCCCGTTCCCACGGCATGCGGCTCATTGGCCCGAATACCCTGGGCACGCTCAATACGGCCGACCGGTTCACGTCCATCCCCTATGAAAAGGGGTACGAGTACGCAAGGACAGGCCCACTTTCTATCATCACCCAGACGGGCATGTACGGGCCCCAGGCGATCGCCCTGAACGAATACGGCTTCGGCGTCAACAAGATCATCGACCTGGGCAACATGTGCGATATCGACGAGGTGGACTGTCTCGAGTACCTGGAGACGGACCCGGGCACGGAGGTCATATCCCTCTACCTGGAGCACACCCGGCGGCCGCGCGAGCTTCTCGAAACGGCACGCCGCGTCTCCCTGCGAAAACCGATCATCTGCCTGAAGGGGGGAAAGACCTCCGCCGCGGCCGAGGCCATGGCTTCTCATACGGGATCGATGGCGGCCGACGACCGCCTCTATGGGGCGCTCTTCAGCCAGAGCGGGATCATCAGGGTGGAGGAATACCGTGACCTCCTCGATCACGCGGCGCCGTTCGTCTTTCAGCCGCTGCCCGGAGGGAACCGCCTGGGCATCATCACCTTTTCCGGGGCCATCGGTATCCAGTGCGTCGATGCCGCCGAAAGTGTCGGCCTTTCCGTGGGCAGCCTGTCCGGGGAAAGCCGGGAAAAACTGCGGGCCACCCATCGCCTGCTCACGGGCCACCCCATTGACCTGGGGCCGGCCTCCGCCGTGGCCGGTCCGGAAGTGTTTTCCTTTTATGAAAAGAGTTTTGAGGTGATGATGGAGGACCAGGGGATCGACTGTGTCTACCTCAATGCCTACGTGAACGAGATCCTCAGGCCCGATTTCTACCGGAACCTTTTGACCCGGATGCGGGACAACAGCGGGAAACCAGTCACCATGTGGGCCTACGGCACCTCGGAACGCCTCATCCATGAGCTGGGGGTTCTTGCCGGGGAGCACGGCATCCCGTTCTTCTCGACCACTCAGAAGGCGATACAGGCCCTGGGAAATCTGAACCGCTACGCCCGGTGGCGGCGCGCGCGGATGGGAGAGGAATCATCCCCGGCACAATGA